The genomic region GGGGTTTACCCCTAAAAATACGCCCGTAGGGCGTCAAAAGAAAGCAAACCCATTCCAAGGGACTCCTTGCAATTTGTTCTCGCTCAAAAAGGAAGGCCTTAATTTGAAAAACTGGCTTGTAATGACGCCTTTAGCGATGAGCTACGAACTTTTGGTGAAGCTTTTTCCAACTTTTTCCAAAAGCTTGTTTGCCTGCGCGGGGTTTGACCAAGTTCGCGTGTTTCTTTGGCAGTACTTCACAAAAATGAAATGGGTTGGGGCGTTATGGTGGGAGCACTGCCCTAACTGAGCATTGACCATCCCATTACCCCAATCAGAACCAGCGTCAATATCAGTACCAGGAGATAAAATATCAGCGCGGCCGTAAAAAATCCAAGTCCGAACTTGAATCCGTCTCCAAACGACAGCCCCTTCTTCTCTTCTCCCATGGTGCACCTCCCCATTTCTCTGTGTGGCTACCCAGACACACATGCGTTTATTTCTTTTGAAGGATTACTTTAATGGCTAATAAATCTTCCGCTTCAGGTTTAACGCGGAGAACGGTACCAATGGAAGTTAGATTGGATATCTTTGGGCTGACCCCAGAAGAGGCTGTAGAGCCAAACCTGAAACTTCATGATGTGCTCCAGAGTCCGATCGCCCGAAAAGGATATTCTGGGTGAGGAAGTTCCAGAAATCATCGTAAACCCGGAATGGTGCGGTGGCCGGGATTTGAACCCGGGTCACCGGCTTGGAAGGCCGGTGTCCTAGACCAGGCTAGACTACCACCGCACGCGAGAAGTGGTGGGGCGAGGGGGATTTGAACCCCCGACACCCGGATCTTCAGTCCGGCGCTCTCCCAGGCTGAGCTACCGCCCCACGCCCAAAGATAAGGGGCAGGCAGAGATTTATAAATCTTGCGGTGGGCCGGGGCGACACTGCACTGCTGTGGGGATTTTGAGCGGACGTCATATCTTGGGCTTAACCGCGTAAACAGTCCTGTCCTCGCCGATGGCCTCAATCAGACCACGATGGCGCCGCACACAGCTCTCACACTCGCCGCAGTGTATCGGCTTTCCGTCCTCGGTGAAGCCCTTCGGCATGTAGCAGGAGTTGGAGTACTCGTACTTCGCGTCTAGCTCCTTCAAAAGCCTCGCTATTCCCTTCTTGTCGAGGTCTATGAGCGGTGCAACGACCCTCACATCGGCCATTGTGCCGTACTTCAGCATCTCGTTCATCCTCTCCACGAACTCAGGGGTGTTGTCCGGGAAGGTGGCTCCCTCCTCGGCGTTGAATCCGACTATTATGTCCCCGCCGCCGAGCGCATCTAGGAGCGAGGCGGCAGCGCTTATGAGGACAACGTTTCTCGCCGGAACCCAGACGCTCTTGGCCGTCTCCTGCGCAACGCTCATGTCCTCAAGCTCCTCGGCGGTAACCTTCGGCGTTTCCCCTCCAACGAGGGTTGTTCCCCTCAGCTTCGAAAACTCCTCAAGGAAGTTGAGCCGTACCACCTTCAGCGGAACGTCCAGTTCCTTCGAGAAGAACTCTGCCACCCTGTTCGTGACCCTCTCCTCGTTGCTTCCGTAGTTCACGGTGAGCATTATGACCTCATCGTAGTTCCTCTTCGCCCAGTACAGGCAGGCGGTGCTATCAAGTCCGCCGCTGAAAAGAACTACCGCGCGCTTCATTCTATCACCTCTGGAAGAACTTTAACACCCAGCTTTCTACCCCTCTTTCTAAGCTTTTTGTCGTAGGTCGCAAGGGCCCCAGTTTCTTTTGCTATTGCCAGTATCACGGAGTCATTATAATGTTTCAGGCTAAGGTTTCCGAAGAGGTCAAAAGCCCGGAGGAGGTACTGTCTGTCATCGACAAGGGTGACCCTCTCATTTAAGAGGATTCTCGAGACGGTTTTCTTTGCTTCTTTAGGCGGAACTCCAGTCACTGCTAAGTTCCAGATGAGCTCGTATACGACGATTATTGGCAACACGACTTTGTCGAGGGAGTTTATTAGCCCTCTTGCCTCTTCGTATCTCCTAGAGCTAGGATTAATTGAGTAGAGGACAACGTTCGTGTCGATGACGGCTATTCTTCCCATTTGGAAGCCTCCATGAGCGCTTTTCTAGTGTTCTCCTCTATCTCCTTTGGGGTGAAGTCCCTTCCAAGGTCGAGAGTTGGCCACTCAAGCTGGGCCTTTCTAATCACTATCTCGTCCCCTCTGAGCTCGACGTCGAGGTACTCCCCTTCCTTTATCCCAATGGCCTTTCTTATCTCAGCCGGAATCGTTATCTGGTAGTTACGGGTAACCTTCGTCAAGGGCATAGTAGTTCACCATAGTATAGTAGACTTTTCTACTAGATAACTCTTTCGCTCACTCTAGGGCCATCCCCACTATCTCCTCCACGCTCGAAAACCCTTCTTCCTCTAGGTATCTCTCAATGCCCACACTTATCTCTCTGAAAACCTTCCAGCCGCGGATGGAGACTGTGGTCCCTATCTGAAGGGCTGAAGCCCCAGCTAGGAGGAACTCAACGGCGTCCTGCCATGTAGTTATTCCTCCGATACCAATCACCGGAATGTCAAGCGTCCTTGCGAGGTCGTACACAGCTCTTAACGCCACGGGCTTCACCCCAGGCCCCGAATAGCCGCCGACACGGTTGCTGAGGATGGGCCTCCTCGCGTATACGTCAATCGCCACAGCCTTCAGCGTGTTTATCGCCGAAACCGCATCCGCCTCAGCTTTTTCCGCCGCTGCACCGAGCTTCGTTATGTCGTCTATGTTCGGGGTCAGCTTTGCTATGACTGGTTTGTCCGTTGCGTCTTTCACGGCTTTAACGACTTCATAGACGTTCTCCGGCTTCTGGCCGATCTCCATGCCGTAGCCCTTCGCGTGGGGACAGCTGAGGTTCAGCTCGAAGGCATCAGCAACCTCGCTCAGCTTCTCCGCGAGAAAGGCGAACTCCTCCGGCGTTCCTCCGAAGATGGAAACTATGAGCGGAAAGTCGAAGGTGTAACCCTCGACCATCTCGAGGAAACCCCTCCAGCCTGGGTTCGGTAGGCCCATCGCGTTTACCAGGCCATAGGGAAGCTCTACGATTGTGGGGTTGTCGTAGCCCTTCCTCGGTTCGATTCCGATTGATTTGGTGACCACCCCTCCGGCGCCCTCCTCGTGCGCTCTAATCCATTGTTCGGGGACCTTGTCGTTTATTCCGGATGCGAGAATGAGCGGGTTCTCAAATCTGATTCCGAAAAGCTCGACCTCAAGGCTCGCCATATAAACACCTCAAATGCAAAAAGAGCGATCTGGCTAATAAGGTTTTGCTTTCCAAGCATCAGGCTCTGTCAGAAAAGTTTCCTTTAGTGGCGGCGGGCGCGCCCGGGGGTGGGAACCCTCCACCGCCCGTTTCCACCGGGGCTCGCTCACCCCCGCTACCCCACGAGCGCCGAACGTCCCGCCTACCGCTGCTCCCTTCCGGGCCTGGCGGGGTTCGGCGGGCAAAGGGCGTTAGTCCGGCCCTCCAGCCGGACCCCGCCCACCGCCGGCCCCGTGGGACGAGGGATCACCGTTGTGCCCCGGCTTCCGCGGGCGGCTTTGGGAACCGCCCCCCGGGCTTCGGCCCCGGCATATCGACGGTTTCCGGTTGCAGGGGACGCCGAACCCCCCGGCCTAGCCCGCCGCCAGCTAACTTATCCTCCACCTGATATATAAAGCTTTGGTAATCCCTGAAACCAAAGGTGAAGAACCTTCGGATTGAAAAATTTTCATAAATGCATGAACGAATAGGTGCATGGGTGATACACCATGCGCTTAACTGAGCATCCTGTTCTGCGTTTTGAGCGTGGCAGGGAGGTTACAATATACTTTGAAGGACGGCCGATCAAGGCATACGGGGGGGAAACGATAGCGACGGCCCTTCACGCCGCTGGAATCAGGGTTCTAAACTACTCCGCCAACGAGAGACGCCCAAGGGGTCTCTTCTGCGCCATCGGCAAATGCTCCTCGTGTCTGATGGTCGTGAACGGAATCCCGAACGTCAGAACCTGCATAACCCTCGTCGAGGACGGCATGAGGATCGAACCCCAGCGCGGAAAGGCCAAGTTGCCGAAGGAAGCAAAGCCGCCTGAGTTCAAGGACGCAAAGGTCGTCAGGGCGGACGTCGTTATAGTGGGCGGCGGTCCAGCCGGCCTAATGGCAGCTATCCACGCGGCTGACGCAGGAGCGAGCGTCGTTCTTCTTGATGAGAACCCCATGCTCGGCGGCCAGCTCGTCAAGCAGACCCACAAGTTCTTCGGCAAGCGCGAGCAGTTCGCGGGAGTCAGGGGCGTGGAGATAGCCAAAATTCTTGAGGATGAAGCCAGGAAGAGGGAGAACGTTGAAATCTTCCTTGAAACGTCCGCCGTTGGCATCTTTCAGGAGGGCGACGAGAAGCTCGTCCTGGCCGTCAAGAACAACCGCGAGCTGATAGAGTTCCGCGGAAGGGCGGTTATCGTGGCAACCGGCGCGATGGAGAAGATGATACCATTCGAGAACAACGATTTACCGGGGATCTACGGTGCCGGCGCGATTCAGACGCTCATGAACACTTACGGCGTCAAGCCCGGTGATAAGGTTCTAATCGTTGGAGCCGGAAACGTGGGACTTATTCTGGCGTATCAGCTCATTCAGGCCGGCGTTGAGGTGAAGGCGATAGTCGAGGCCATGCCGAAGGTCGGCGGCTACTTCGTCCACGCGGCCAAGGTTAGGCGCCTGGGCGTTCCGATACTCACGAGACACACCATCTGCGCGCCGAGGGCAGGGAGAAGGTCGAAAGGGCAATCGTTGCCCAGCTCGATGAGAACTGGCGGGTCATCCCCGGAACGGAGAGAACCTTTGAGGTTGACGTCATAGCACTCGCAGTCGGTCTGAGGCCCAGCATCGAGCTCCTCCACCAGGCCGGCTGTCAGATAATGTACGTCCGCGAGCTCAGCGGGCACGTGGCTGTCCGCGACGAGTGGATGGAGACTACCGTTAGGGGAATCTTTGTTGCCGGAGACTCGGCCGGGATAGAGGAGGCAACGACCGCAATGCTCGAGGGCAAGGTGGCCGGAATTGCAGCCGCGCTGCGGCTGGGCATAGCGGACGAGGGCTGGCTCAGGGAGATGGAGAAGGCCCAGAAAGACCTCCTGGAGTTCCGCTCCGGGCCCTTTGGCAGGCATGTGCTCGAGGGCATAAAGAAGGCCCTTATTGGAGGTGTCGCCAGTGAGTGAAATCCCTGCCTACCTCAGAAACGGTTACATCACCCCTGAGGAGCTTGAAAAGTTCATCCCCCTGCCGAGCGAGGAGAGGCTCAGAAAAAGGCCCGTCGCCGTTCCGGAGTGCCCGCAGGAGATACCCTGCGCCCCGTGCAGGGAGATATGTCCTACGGGAGCTATAAGCATGCCCACCCCGAACGATCTGCCGATAGTCGATTACGACAAGTGCATTGGCTGCTCCCTCTGCGTCCAGATCTGCCCCGGTTTGGCCTTCTTCATGGTGCACTACGTCGGCGGCAAGGCGAGGATAACGATGCCCCACGAACTCCTTCCGGTTCCCGAGAAGGGCGAAGAAGTCGTTCTTCTCAACAGGGTCGGCGAGCCTGTTGGAAAGGGGAAGGTGCTCACGATCGTGCCGAGGGAGAAGAGCAAGGGAGACACGCCGATAATCATCGTAGAGGTGCCGATAGAGCTGGCCTGGGACGTCAGGGCGGTTAGGGTGGTGAGAGAATGAAAATCCAGCGTATTTGGACCGGAGAGCCATTGGAAAGCGGAGATTTCAGAGAGGTTCGCAGTCTTACCGCGCCCGAAGGGCGCATTCCAAGTGCGAACACTCAAAGAAAGGCATTGAGTCACGCTCTCACACCTACCGGAGCGAGTTGTAGAGTAAAAACTTTTCCGCCAGCGCTTGCGCAAGCAAGGGCTGTGGTGAGAGGTGATTGAAATGGGGGAAAAGAAAATCGTCTGTCGCTGTAACGACGTCACCGTTGAGGAAATTGAGGCGCTCATCGATTCCGGCGTCACTGACATCGAGGAGCTCAAGAGGCTTCTCCGCATAGGAATGGGCCCCTGTCAGGGAAGGACTTGTATTCCTATAGTGCTGTCGATCCTCGCGAGGAAAACTGGAAAGAGGCAGGAGGAGATACCGCTTCCAAAGGCGAGGGTCCCCACGAGGCCCGTTCGCGTAGAGGTCATAGTGGGTGGTGCCGATGAGTAAAATAGCCATCATAGGCGGCGGAATAATAGGGGTCGCCACCGCCTACGAGCTGGCGAAGCTGGGGGAGGAGGTAATCCTCTTCGAGAAGAACTACTTCGGCTCGGGCTCCACCTTCCGCTGTGCAACGGGAATCCGCGCCCAGTTCACGGACGAAGCGAACATCAGGCTGATGAAGCACTCCGTGGAGAGATGGGAGAAGCTTGAGGAGGAGCTGGAGAGTGACATCGTCTTCAGGCAGACCGGCTACCTGTTCCTCGCCGCGAGCGAGGAGGAGGTTGAGGCGTTTAAGGCGAACATAAAGCTCCAGAACAAATTCGGTGTCCCAACGAGGCTCATCGATATGGACGAGGCCAAGGATATAGTGCCGATCCTCAACACCGAGCCTTTCTTAGCTGGAGCGTGGAACCCGAAGGACGGCAAGGCGAACCCCTTCAAGACGCTCTTTGCATACCTCTTCCGGGCTAGGGAGCTCGGCGTTGATGCGAGGGAGCATACGGAAGTGGTTGGCTTCGAGCGCGAGGGAGATGCCATAACCGCCGTGAAGTTCAGGAGCAACGGGAGGATCGAGAGCGTTAAGGTCGATGCCGT from Thermococcus celericrescens harbors:
- the queC gene encoding 7-cyano-7-deazaguanine synthase QueC, translated to MKRAVVLFSGGLDSTACLYWAKRNYDEVIMLTVNYGSNEERVTNRVAEFFSKELDVPLKVVRLNFLEEFSKLRGTTLVGGETPKVTAEELEDMSVAQETAKSVWVPARNVVLISAAASLLDALGGGDIIVGFNAEEGATFPDNTPEFVERMNEMLKYGTMADVRVVAPLIDLDKKGIARLLKELDAKYEYSNSCYMPKGFTEDGKPIHCGECESCVRRHRGLIEAIGEDRTVYAVKPKI
- a CDS encoding PIN domain-containing protein produces the protein MGRIAVIDTNVVLYSINPSSRRYEEARGLINSLDKVVLPIIVVYELIWNLAVTGVPPKEAKKTVSRILLNERVTLVDDRQYLLRAFDLFGNLSLKHYNDSVILAIAKETGALATYDKKLRKRGRKLGVKVLPEVIE
- a CDS encoding AbrB/MazE/SpoVT family DNA-binding domain-containing protein, coding for MPLTKVTRNYQITIPAEIRKAIGIKEGEYLDVELRGDEIVIRKAQLEWPTLDLGRDFTPKEIEENTRKALMEASKWEE
- a CDS encoding dihydroorotate dehydrogenase is translated as MASLEVELFGIRFENPLILASGINDKVPEQWIRAHEEGAGGVVTKSIGIEPRKGYDNPTIVELPYGLVNAMGLPNPGWRGFLEMVEGYTFDFPLIVSIFGGTPEEFAFLAEKLSEVADAFELNLSCPHAKGYGMEIGQKPENVYEVVKAVKDATDKPVIAKLTPNIDDITKLGAAAEKAEADAVSAINTLKAVAIDVYARRPILSNRVGGYSGPGVKPVALRAVYDLARTLDIPVIGIGGITTWQDAVEFLLAGASALQIGTTVSIRGWKVFREISVGIERYLEEEGFSSVEEIVGMALE
- a CDS encoding 4Fe-4S dicluster domain-containing protein, with the translated sequence MSEIPAYLRNGYITPEELEKFIPLPSEERLRKRPVAVPECPQEIPCAPCREICPTGAISMPTPNDLPIVDYDKCIGCSLCVQICPGLAFFMVHYVGGKARITMPHELLPVPEKGEEVVLLNRVGEPVGKGKVLTIVPREKSKGDTPIIIVEVPIELAWDVRAVRVVRE
- a CDS encoding (2Fe-2S)-binding protein, producing MGEKKIVCRCNDVTVEEIEALIDSGVTDIEELKRLLRIGMGPCQGRTCIPIVLSILARKTGKRQEEIPLPKARVPTRPVRVEVIVGGADE
- a CDS encoding NAD(P)/FAD-dependent oxidoreductase; its protein translation is MSKIAIIGGGIIGVATAYELAKLGEEVILFEKNYFGSGSTFRCATGIRAQFTDEANIRLMKHSVERWEKLEEELESDIVFRQTGYLFLAASEEEVEAFKANIKLQNKFGVPTRLIDMDEAKDIVPILNTEPFLAGAWNPKDGKANPFKTLFAYLFRARELGVDAREHTEVVGFEREGDAITAVKFRSNGRIESVKVDAVLNAANAWAPLINEMAGLKRDLVPITAYKHQLVKTEPLEPGQAEPLVCPPSWNDAYIIQDGEDGGIICGAGIEHKAKSLDDYEPTYDFLRGVLEYAVRIAPPLRYAHIVRQWAGFYAKTPDSNPAIGKLLDNFYIAAGFSGHGFMMAPAVGEAMAELMSKGRSSVPLDWEWYDPYRFERGELRSSAFQIG